The sequence TCGGTGTGTGCCCTTACGTGCATGATATGATAAGGTTGCTCTCTATGGGAAAGTAGCCAAATGAGATCAGAGAGTAAACtgtataaatttttgtttgaaacttctTTGAGGAGGGCACCTTCGGCCCTTTCTGCTAGCCCAGCGACATAGGCCGAATCAGTGACCACATTCAGaggctgttgaaattttttgaatgctctCACGACTGCGGCAAGTTCCGCCATCTGGGGGGAACCCTCAACCACTTGGacgtcagactcccacttctgactgtccgggtccttccaagtgatcaccGATTTGCGGGATCTGCCCGACCCATCGGTGAACACCGTGAGAGCACCTGGAATtggtgttttacttttaaacattcTTGGGGCCAAATGCAATGTATCCTTAAACAATTTATGCTTAGGATAGTGAACCGAAATTTGTCCGGGGAAGCTGTCCAGAGCAATGAGCAAATTTTCATTAGTTTGCAACAACGAGTCCAATTGATCTAATGTAACAGGTAAGTAAATGCACTCAGGCTCACACCCTGCGAGGGTTCGGAGGCGGTGTCGTGCCTTCATTATTAAAGTGGCTAGCAATTCTGCAGGGGTCGTGATCGTCCTAGAGGGCTGGTGTGGTAGGAAGAGCCACTCTAAGATGACTAGGGGATCAGATGCTCTGTTATCCCACTGGAAGAGAAGTCCATGGAGGTGGGGGCACTTACCCAACACCGCGAAGTTCACGGGAAGGGTCCGGACCACGCGGTGTGCCTGGCGAGACTTCAGAGCAACAGCAACCCGTTGCAGGGCTTCCCGCGCGGCAGGTGTCAGCTCGCGTGGTGAGGCGAGGTCTCCGTCGCCTCGAAGCAGACAGAAGAGAGGTGACAGCTCCTCAGTCGTCAGTCCCAGGAGGGGGCGGATCCAGGCGATCGTTCcgcacagctgctgaaggtctCGCAGAGTCTTCGGATCCTCGTTGATGGTCAGGGTCTGTGGCGTCACTGTCCTTCCCGTGATGAGGAATCCGAGGTACCTCCATGGTGCTGAGAATTGGATCTTCTCTTCTGCTatctggagccctgcagctttGATAGCCTTAATAGTCTTGTCCAGTGTTGCCTTTAGGTATGTCGAGTCGGAAGCACAAActagcacatcatccatgtaatgcaGGATGATGGCCTCAGGGAAAAGCCGGTGCACAGGTGATAAAATCTGCGCTACAAAAgtctgacagagcacaggggaatttttcatcccctgaggcagggatgtccaatgatatcttttaaaaggttcaGCCCTATTCAATGATGGTACAGAAAAGGcgaacctgggagcatccccggggtagAGCggaatgttaaaaaagcagtctttgatgTCTATCACTGCTAGCTGccagtctctggggagcatAGAAGGTGACGGAAGGCCTGGTTGAATGGGACCCATATCTTCTATCACATCATTAACCCTTcgcaggtcttggagcaggcgccacctgtctgtgccaggttttCTAATTACAAAGACAGGGCTATTCCAAGGGCTGGTAGAAGGTGTTAAATGCCCAAGTttcacctgctcctctactaATTTATGAAGCGCACTCAATTTTTCTGATGGaaggggccactgatccacccaGACCGCTGTGTTGGTTTTCCAGGTCAGGGGTGGGGAAGTGCGCTCTGCAGTGGCCCAcactaaaaatcccacaaagGGCTAGGGATGTCGAGGCGGGCTCCCCATTGGCATAAAACATCCCTTCCTAATAATAGTATGTTTGAAGAGACAACAAAAGGTCTCACCGTTGCCAATTGTCCTTCCGGACCTTCCACGCACACAAGATGCCTACTCCTCAGAGAGTGGACCGCTCCGCCCACACCGGAGATCCTGCCGCAAGGGGGCACAAGCTCCCAGTCGCTGGGCCACCTCACCTGGGGGATGATGGTCACGTCAGCTCCTGTGTCTGCCATGAGCCGCATCTGCACCgactttccctggaaagaaagtTTGGCATCAATTAATGGTCTTTCTTTACATACATTTTGGGTGAAGAAAACATGTCTCTCTGTGTCCGGGTCGTCGTGGGTGTCCAGTAcgtaaagcaaagcaaaaggatcGCCTTTCCTTAAAGTAAATGGCGGGTGGTTACAAATGACGGAGACGGTGATCTCCTCTCCTGGTGGAAAACACACTACCTCAGGTAAGATGGTGATTTCATTTGGTGTGTTGAAGGAGTCTTCTAAGATGAGCACGGTGGTGTCCCGACAGTCGTGAAGGGGGCCCAGGAACCCAGCAGGAATTCTCGTCAGGTCCTCATCCTGGAGAGAGATGGTGACGCTGCTGCGGAGGACCTGACGATTGCCCTGATTTAGGGTACCTGTCCGGCGGAAGAGGCGGAGTCCGTCCTCGTGGCTGCGCTGAACTGCTGGACTTGGCCGCGCGGCCACTTGTCCTCCCTGATGGTCGGGAGGCTGGGATGCTGAGAAGGGCCACTTGGTGTCGTCGCGCGGCCCTTCCTCGCGCTTCGCCGCCAGTTTCCCGCTGGCTGGTACCCTTGTCGCTGTAGATGAAACTGGTGATCTTGATAAAATGGGTTCCTAGGATATGGTCTTGGGGGGGGCAAGATAGGTTGTTGAATCTGTGGCCAGTGGGGACAGTTCACCTGGATGTGACCCAGCTGACCACAGTTAAAACAGCGCGTATTTTGTAAGTTTATCATGGCCTCTCCCACCCCTTTGCTGACAGCCAGGGCCACCGTGTGCTCCATTGACATTGCCTTTGTGCAAGCCTCCACCATCTGAGAGATGGTGGGCTCGGGGTCCTGAGGTAGTGCACGGagaatcttttttgtttccgAATTAGAGTTAGAAATGGCCATCTTTCGTAGAAGCTCTGCACGAGCTTCTGCGTTGTCTATTTGTCTCTCAATGGCCTCTTTCAGTCTAtcaacaaaagtaataaaagtctCCTCAGGCCCTTGCATGAtagaagaaaagttttggagGGGGGTCTTACCATCCGGTATCTTCAGGAGTGCCTCCTTTCCCGCTGCTGCTATGtcctgaagcagctcctgtgctagtAGAATTTGGTCCTCCGGACTGCTGaactccccttctccagcaaggGCTTCCATTGCCTCGtccccctctcccaccacctctgcGAGATCATACTTGCGCAGGAGTGGtttcaacagttttttccaATGAATCTCCCAGAGGTCGCATTCGGTGGGAGAAAACAGTGCCTTAGCAATATACCTTAAATCATGGGGGACTAGCAAACGTCCAGCAAATGTTAAgtccagcacatttttaaagaaaggcgAGTTTCTGCCATAATCTTTGGCAGCCTTCCTTAACTCCTTCACCTCAGCGTATGGAATTTGCTCCCACTTTGGCTCCCTCCCCCGCCGGAGGATGACCGGTGCCGCAAAGCTGCCCAAGTCCCGCGCCAATTCCAAATTCCCATCCTTAATTGCCTCCTCTCTGATCTTTGCCCAACCCCCTCCTCGACTTGTTGGAATGCTGGGGACTGCcactctcctcatcctcttccgagGATGAAGCAGGCTGGGTTAGGGCACGGTGCCTCCCCCTGGCCGGTGGGTCCCGGAGACCGTGCGTCCGACAGGCCAGGACGGCCTGCTTCTGGCCGGGCTTCTTCCTGGTTCCGGTactggcagtggcaggagaggaggaggcgtGTCCCgacccacccactggggcgTGACTTTCTGGTGGGGGGTTCTCACCCACGGGGGCTGGGCCCACTTGGGGGCTGGTCCCAGCCACAGAGGGCCCACCCAGGGGTGtggtcagagggaaggaggggacggGTCCCGACACAGGGGCGGCACTCGACGGAGGTGGGGGAGGAGGCGGGGGCGAGATGTCAGGAATTTTCTGGcgtgaaggagaaggaggggcgcCATCTTGGGGCTGGTCTTTTTTCGCCATGAGGCAGGCGCCATTTTGTCCTATTTGTTCAGTTAAGTCCTCTAAAGAGCAATAGGGTTTCAAACTAGGATTAGGGTCTCTGGTATAGAGGGAACAGGAATGACATGTgttggggtggccagtcccaacacacgaatgggacagggaggatcgggaagcagcagagagacggcagcagctctgtgccgatgtatggcaggatctgtctcccgaTCCGCCCTTAGGGGAAGAGGGAATAGGATTGGGGGGGAGGAACACGAGGTAGGTGAAGTGGGGACCCaactctctctcttcttttttaacaaattaagaatggaatgaaaaagcGGAAAAAAACGACCGACTGAAATCCTCCCCTGAACTTGTAAATCGTAAATCTTTCTCCCAACTCTTCCCCAGAGATCAGGCACCAAAACATCTTCCCGTGTAGTAGcaggaaaatgttcaaaaataaatttaacaaaaggctttaaatctctcttattaaaagaaatgttccttaAAACAAGGTGGGACTTAATTTGGATCTAAAACTCCCGTTGAGCTGGAGACAGGCGGTTACCCATTATATCAGGTCTCACAGCTAAATCACCCTCTtcgaaaaggaaaaaaaaaacaaaaagaaacaaaaaagggaggTGAAGCCTAGTCAGGCGTAAGAAAAAGCGAGATAAGCATACCTCTGAAGGACACAGGCATAAAACGGGGACATCGAAGAGGGGTCTGGTGGAACTTCTGCTGGTCCGAGGGCGTTGCTGCTGCCGCGCAGCTCGAAGGTCCGTCGGTTATCAGCAGAACCCAGGAGACAGAAGCCTTCCGAACTGAAAGGGCGACTGTCCCTGGAACTGGTCCCGAACGCCGCTTGCAGTCCTGGAGAAGGCTGGTCACAGAGCAGGCAATCTCCAGGAGACGGTCAAGGACTGGACCCGCTGGTGTCCGTCCCTGTTCGGGCAGCCAGTTGCCaagccgtgggggcttttagccactcagcacgaagctcggatagctggtacatctgagggtccaccagaagaacgggagggacactcgggctgctgaaatcctgctcgttgattgaagggtcgcagaaggggcaaacagggagacaacgaagcagaagggaggcagattccgagagccccgaagggcggggtgaggattcttttactgcgtaggggtaggagggtttagcattcgagggtacaatcgggatgtgataaactgtggtaacttgtttgttcatcaaaggaattggaatattaaaggaggaaaaataaaattaaagtatgagggactagcttgcttgttaggagatatttatcacaatttggtgccgtgactcaGATAAAGGAAACCCGGGACGGAGGCCCCACTAGGGTGAGGCGCCCCACCGCCTTTTTGCGGTGGACCTTAGGGGGggcttcctccttgggcctttaccgacgaacctaaaactcagtagcaagcaaagTTACCCccgttaatctttgtgcacgaagaaccgcggaagagtgaacacgcaggaagcgtaagtagcccccggtgggtggtgggcctcctttttccagggttgattaaaacctgctggattgagggattaatattccaagagcatccagggttgattcaaacctgctggattgagggattaatattccaagagcatccagggttgattcaaacctgctggattgagggactaatgttccaagagcatccagggttgggGGACGTAGGAGGGGGGGAGCTGCACCCCCCTCGGCGTCGAGTTACCCTcggtggggaggctcctgggttaggaggagagcaagcggGCCTAACCCAGACGCGGAGGTGGACTGCGTCAAAGTTCCTGGGGCGGGGGATCCCCggagaaacttccccaagttTCGGCTTACTAATTTAGTAGAAGTGTATGTGCTCGGTGGGCCCCGGACAAGCGGGCTCCGGAATGCGTGTGCGTGTGAAAAAGACGGTGGGCCCCgtacaagcgggctccggagtgcatgtgaaagggacaaagcctcGACCCCGGAAACGGGGTCTTTAAGAGTCGTTTAGGGGTGTGTAGTCCCGGGGTGATTGAGGTGAATAAGAAGACACACAGGGCGAAGCCCCGGTCGAGAAACGGAGGCGCCGGAAAGACGTGAGTAGTCCGGTCTGCTCGGTCGCTCGGTCAGGGGTGGGAGTCCTTGAGTGTAGCGAATGCgaatgtgtgtgtgagaggggaactggcagctcagattccccaagtgagtgtggaccccatagtagtgcgtttcccatatCCGGCGACGGAGTGGGCCACGGAGTGGGGGAAGCGACTGTcgtattgtttgtgttgagtgtgagaaggcactctagaagatgggtcagagaaaaaagtaaatctgctgaacCCATGGGTGGGAGAATCTCGGTAAAACTTCCACTAGGCTTAACGGTAAAGTATtgggatgcctttccttctagaaaaggaaaagatagggttaaaatgatccattattgtaTGAAAATTTGGGGGGAGTAAACGGATAGGGGGAGACCAGCTGTATTGGCCCGTGTTTGGGTCGTTTGAGGATTGGATCTGTCAagctctaaatatatatatatattaactccaaagagccctttaaccaagaggagagcgaatatgcagctctttggatagtgggagagattgaagaaagctttccagttgtattcaggggtggaccccaataccccagagggtgagacacttttgaaggtgcattttgtGGTCGATTCTTGGGTGGACATTCGGAAGAAGTTGGAGAGGTTGGAGGGATGGCAGGCGAGAGGATTGGATGAGTTGTTGTGAGAGGCTCAAAAGGTGTGTGTTGGGAGAGAggatgagagttttaaaaagcagtctggaaTCGTGTTAGCAGCAGTGGGGGGGGACAGCGGAGTCCCCGGGGTGGGGGGAACTGGAGGTCAGTCCAGAGGTCGGACTGACGTCCAGCGAagttggtttgaagggaagtcgagagttggtttgaagggaagtcgagaggtggagagagcattgtctgtttctattgtgggaagaagggacacatgAGGAGAGAGTGTCGGCAGAAgattgctgatgaggaacagttcaaagaagattaagggggtcgggggctctatctactggggacaagagaaagaacagagcccctggtaaaattaaaaacaagaatatgagttccttgtggactcaggggcggagagatcaaccgtccagacccttccccaagggTGTAAGGTTTCACCTGAAATAATACAGGTGACTGGGGCCAAAGGGGAACCctttggagtacctgtaattaaggatgtactcttagaaagtgattctaaattaggaattgggtcatttttactagttccagaagcagattataatctattagggagagatttgatggtcgagttggggatagggatagaggcaaaaaagggagaactaacagtaaaactatatCCTCTCTGGGCTGAAGACGAGAAAAAGATTAACCCAGAAGTTTGGTATACCCccgacagtgtggggaaattaaatattgaaccctttgaggtaactatcaggaacccagaaatccctgtcaggattcggcaatatcccatacccaaagaggggagggaaggactaaaaacagaaataaagagacttttggaaaagggacttttagaaccctgcatgtcccctttcaATACCCCCATTCTGTCGGTAAAGAAACCGAATGGCAGTTACAGATTGGTGCATGACTTGCGGGAAATCAATAAAAGAACACTTGAGAGATTCCCGGTCGTAGCCAATCCACATACTATTTTAAGCCAACttggcccagaaaaccagtggtatagtgtaatagatcttaaagatgctttttgggcctgtccccttaaggaaacttctagagattattttgcttttgaatgggaagacccggatacacatagaaaacaacaattgaggtggacagtccttccccaggggtttacagaatccccaaatttgtttgggcaagctctggaacaaatattggcagaatattcacagggggaGGGGATTGTGCTTCTGCAATacgtagatgatttattaattgcagggaaagaagaagaaaaagtaagggaagaaactataaaactcctaaattatttaagccttaagggactcaaagtttcaaagtcgaaattacaattcgtggaagaggaagttaagtacctcggacactggctgactcaggggactaagaaattggatactgatagagtccaaggaatactttccctggaagctccaaaaactaaaaggcaggttcgacagttactgggactttttgggtattgcagacaatggattgaaaattttagtgggaaagttaaatttctgtatgaaaaattaacaacagacggGCTATTAAAGTGGAGCTCTGAGGATGAGACCCGGTTAAAATCATTGAAAACTGAATTGGTCAATGCCCCGGTTCTCAGCCTCCAGgatctaaaaagaccattctttttattcatttatgtCAATGAAGGGGTGGCATACGGGGTGTtagcccaggaatgggctggcggaaagaaaccagtggcatatctttcaaagcttcttGACCCTGTTAGTCGAGGGTGGCCTGCCTGTTTGCAATCAATAGttgctgctgcccttttggtagaagaagcaggaaagataacttttgggagtgaactgaaggttctatctcctcataacatccgtggagtactacaacaaaaagcggataaatggataacagatgccagcCTCCTAAAGCatgaaggcatcctaatttcttctcctaggttaagtattgaaaccacaagcttacaaaatccagcccagtttctatatggggaaccagttgtgggactaactcatgattgtcttttgcaaatagaggaacaaacaaaaataagaccagacctcaaagaggaggaattagaaGAAAGATATCGATATTATGTAGATGGATCCTCTCgggtccttgaagggaaaaggaaatctgggtatgctattgtggatgggaagattcttaagaaaatagaatctggtcctcttagtcccagctggtcagcacaagcatgtgaattgtatgcagtgctcagagctttaGAACTGCTAAGAGGAAAGGTTGGGACCATTtatactgattcaaaatatgcttatggggtggttcatacatttggtaaaatctgggaagaaaggggacttatcaattcacagggaaaggggttgatacatggggaattaattctgaaagtgctccaggccttgagaggtccggaaagaatagctattgttcatgtaaaaggacatcaagtggGGATGGGAAACTCAGTACAGGGAAATAACTTAGCCGACCAGGAGGCGAAAAAGGCAGCTCTAATGAGTTTAAAACCATATAAGGGGGGGGTCGCACAAAGGGAAAATTGCTCcacttgtggagctgacttagaggaagaaccatGTTGGGCTTGTTGGGATGCATACGGAATTGATTCGAtacagtgtgcctgtgataacCCCCAAAAGGAACATTGATGGTGCCACGGACTCATTAATCATGAGTGTGCCTGTGAAGACCCCCAAGAGAAACATTGCCGGTTCCATGGACCCATTAACCATGTGTTAGCCTTCAcggtacaggaaaaacaaaaactaaaccaaatgggggtgaaggaaaaagagggaggcaagTGGATACTACCGGACAGGCGGGAGgtactcccaaaaggaatggcaatgagggtcctgcaagcaatccatgagaaaacccactggggaactcaagccctggttgaccaatttgcaattaaatatatgtgtataggGGTCTATAATcttgcaaaacaggtaacccaacaatgtttaacctgtcaaagaataaacaaacaacaattaagagaaaTACCAATGGGCAGAAGGGAACTGGTACAACGAcccttttcacatatacaaatagattttacagaattaccaaaagtggggaggtataaatatttattggtacTGGTAGACCACTTAACCCATTACGTGGAAGCTTATCCTACGGCCTGAGCTACTTCGaacactgtggtaaaagtattattagagcaaattatcCCCCGGTATGGATTAATTGAGTGTTTAGACTCAGACCGGGGaccccatttcacctctaaaattgcaaaagatgtcctgacagATTTGGGAactcaatggaaatatcacaccccatagcatccacagagctcgggagggtggaaaggatgaatggagaaaaaaaaaaaacaaccaaaaaaaaaccaaaccaaaacaaaaaaaaaccaaaaaaacaaaaaaaaaacaaaaacaaaaacaaaaacaaaaaaaaaccaaaaacaaaaaaccaaaaaaaaccctcacaaagttaatgctggaaacaaaaatgtcatgggttaAGTGTCTACCTCTTGCCTTATTGAACATTCGAACTCAACCCCGAACTAATGTGGGAATCTCTCCATTTGAAATGTTATTTAGAATGCCCAAAGACCACCCCTGCCTAAaagattctcatattaaattttacatcacccaaattatgagcagaaggcaggaattgaggaagaaagaagtgttggcacagagaccaccaatccataagataaaaccaggAGATCAAGTATCACAGAAACGGCAGTCAAGACGGCCGAAAAGGGGTGGACTCACGCCAGCCGAGTGAAAGGCCCGGTTGCCACAAATAACCAGTGGAGAGTGActagccagcctgggaacttgaaagtgactcttaagaaaaactaatgatCTCTGTGGACATCATCCAAATCAACCATaaggggaagcaaagggataCAATTACAAACTAGCTAAAGACTATATAGTGATTTATAACaaggaaggttgtggagattgttatccttttgtgtgctttatatgtaaaattttgccaagaacggtggtgggtccattgccagaGGGGAAGACCACCAATTGGGGTTTGTACTGAGTGCTATAAAACTCAGCGAAAACGAACTGAAACTGTGCTAAGgataggagaattggaaaatcggtgggtcagttttggatctgagtGGTGGGAAATATTTACCAAGGGAGTATACCctgagtatttttgttttcatactaacgagcccactccatttgctgctcagataataaaagggtgttgtcgaaaggaactgaaggggattccttgcaacccacttctggtcaaagataagaactgggaacagtacaaggctaggcaggagcggaaaaggggacgctcaggcgagtactgctgctgccgagaagatggtttacctcgcggctcgaagcacccgagtcggcgagcgaggcagagaggaaaaggccaagccccccctaagtggaacaatgctgaaatgctccaacTATTGCCAGCCGAGTACTAGGATCCCTCAAAGGACCAGTCTAAGTGCCTCCGAaacaccaagggagcagcaagccaaaaaggggaaaacaggatattacaaaacaaaatcaaggcTAGGACTCCACCCTTATTGGCGAATTATTAGTTTTCTATTGCTCTGTCCTAGTGGTTTTAGTTTTCTAGTGTTTCTAGTCAGGACAATGCTAAACACTTTACTTCTAGCCTACGAAACAGCAAAGCGATTTGATGAACgaaatggtaaaagagaaaatgggggattgcgataaactgtggtaacttgtttgttcatcaaaggaattggaatattaaaggaggaaaaataaaattaaagtatgagggactagcttgcttgttaggagataggggaagcatctgtgaagttgggaaacagcaacttgtggttttactaaaaaaaggacaataaagaagcaactgctacaaaccgcaaggctataggcatattgcaaggctatagacatattgcaaaacgcAAGACCACAtgtatgattaatcaccatttagggagcttttcttagcttctcttgcagacacaggctaaggatgttgggggatggccggagctgattatgaaatcagcgaccaccaggcaacggccaccggactagacaacgtaggagtgctccgggtacgcccatgactgtccggaaccgattgtgaaaccaacgatcacctgcctcgacacaacgcagacacgatgcagagggatgctcaagctacgcccaccgctatcgcaagagacgcgaatgaagaaacctccaagaaactataaaagagactgaataaggggggtggggtgtggggcactgcagtgtgggacactgcaggaggggcggttaggagacccctacccacccagcgctgttttgcttgctactgtgataaattgaggcgaataatttgattcagcctttttaaggtcaattagaattttattaattacagcaagcagtagcaagcaaaacagcgctgggtgggtaggggtctcctaaccgcccctcctgcagtgtcccacactgcagtgccccacaccccactccccttgttcagtctcttttatagtttcttggaggtttcttcattcgcgtctcttgcgatagcggtgggcgtagcttaagcatccctctgcatcgtctctgcgttgtgtcgaggcaggtgatcgttggtttcacaatcggctccggacagtgatgggcgtacccggagcactcccaCGCCGTCCACTCCGGTGGCCGCCGCCCGGTagtcgctgatttcacaatcagctccggccatcctccaacatccttagcctgtgtctgcaaaaaaagctaagaaaagctccctatatgatgattaatcatacttgtggtcttgcgccttgcaatatgtctatagccttgcggtttgtagcagttgcttcctgtttcccaacttcacagatacttcccctatctcctaacaagcaagctggtcccttatactttaattttatatttccccctttaatattctaattcttttgatgaacaaacaagttaccacagtttatcacaatcccccattttctcttttaccattttgttcatcaaatcgCTTTGCTGCTTCATAGGCTAAAAGTAAAGTGTTCAGCATTGTCCTGACTAGAAACACCACTAGGACAGAGCAATAGAAAACTAATAATTTGCCAATAAGGGTGGAGTCctagccttgtttttgtttcgtaatatcctgttttcccctttttggcttgctgctcccttggtgttTCGGAGGCACTTAGACTGGTCCTTTGAGGGATCCTAGTACTCGGCTGGCAGTGgttggagcatttcagcatttttccacttagagggggcttggccttttcctctctgcctcgctcgccgacttgggtgcttcgagccgcgaggtaaaccatcttctcggcagcagcagtactcgcctgagcgtccccttttccgctcctgcctagccttgtactgttcccagttcttatctttgaccagaagtgggttgcaaggaatccccttcagt comes from Vidua macroura isolate BioBank_ID:100142 chromosome 19, ASM2450914v1, whole genome shotgun sequence and encodes:
- the LOC128817017 gene encoding uncharacterized protein LOC128817017 → MRVRVKKTDCKRRSGPVPGTVALSVRKASVSWVLLITDGPSSCAAAATPSDQQKFHQTPLRCPRFMPVSFRVPHDLRYIAKALFSPTECDLWEIHWKKLLKPLLRKYDLAEVVGEGDEAMEALAGEGEFSSPEDQILLAQELLQDIAAAGKEALLKIPDATRVPASGKLAAKREEGPRDDTKWPFSASQPPDHQGGQVAARPSPAVQRSHEDGLRLFRRTGTLNQGNRQVLRSSVTISLQDEDLTRIPAGFLGPLHDCRDTTVLILEDSFNTPNEITILPEGKSVQMRLMADTGADVTIIPQTFVAQILSPVHRLFPEAIILHYMDDVLVCASDSTYLKATLDKTIKAIKAAGLQIAEEKIQFSAPWRYLGFLITGRTVTPQTLTINEDPKTLRDLQQLCGTIAWIRPLLGLTTEELSPLFCLLRGDGDLASPRELTPAAREALQRVAVALKSRQAHRVVRTLPVNFAVLDAEDDCRLEDTSETSDAPDRHHLAVTGQALDSPTAERKHMGHAGEVREAGQLLYGHGKCGQSVIHVPGRSPPVAKRLSICRKKT